The following are encoded in a window of Petrotoga sp. 9PW.55.5.1 genomic DNA:
- a CDS encoding TatD family hydrolase, which translates to MSYIDTHCHLLMKQFDDDRDTVIDQINENLDYYIEIGINIESSIKVLNFVQKEEKAYGVVGIHPTESEGIKKEDIDYLANLTNNKKIVAIGEIGLDFHWDTNRKDQFKSFDEQINLAVELDLPVVLHIREAYEEAYNFLKSKNLPEKMGVIHCFSGDWEIAKKFLDLGLYLGFDGPITYPKNNELRKVVENSPIDRILPETDSPFLPPVPFRGKRNNPSLVKYVYEKISEIKGIEEEELKDILKKNAGDLFSINC; encoded by the coding sequence TTGAGTTATATAGATACTCATTGTCATTTACTGATGAAACAATTCGACGATGATAGAGATACAGTAATCGATCAAATTAACGAGAATTTAGATTATTATATAGAAATAGGAATAAATATTGAGTCATCAATAAAAGTATTGAATTTTGTTCAAAAAGAAGAAAAGGCATATGGTGTTGTGGGTATACATCCAACAGAAAGTGAAGGTATAAAGAAAGAAGATATAGATTATTTAGCAAATTTAACAAACAACAAGAAAATTGTAGCAATTGGCGAGATTGGTTTAGACTTTCATTGGGATACCAATAGAAAAGATCAGTTTAAAAGTTTCGATGAACAGATAAATCTCGCTGTAGAATTAGATTTACCTGTTGTTTTACACATTAGAGAAGCATACGAAGAAGCTTATAACTTTTTAAAATCAAAGAACTTACCCGAAAAAATGGGGGTTATTCACTGTTTTTCAGGGGATTGGGAAATTGCTAAAAAGTTTTTAGATTTAGGATTATATTTAGGATTTGATGGTCCTATAACCTATCCGAAAAACAATGAATTAAGGAAAGTTGTTGAGAACTCTCCCATAGATAGAATACTACCTGAAACTGATTCTCCTTTTTTGCCTCCTGTTCCTTTTAGAGGCAAACGAAACAATCCCAGCTTAGTGAAATATGTTTATGAAAAGATTTCAGAAATAAAAGGGATTGAAGAAGAAGAACTGAAAGATATATTAAAGAAAAATGCAGGCGATCTTTTTTCTATCAACTGTTAA
- a CDS encoding PPC domain-containing DNA-binding protein: protein MEYSKFENKYILRLDKGEEIISSLKDFCINNSIRLGNISGLGSTNSIKIGLFDTTKKEYFSKEFTGDFEILNLTGNISTMDGEIYLHVHVTISDSELHSYGGHLNSAIVSGTAEIIIETIEGSIERTYNPNIGLNLFDFKK from the coding sequence ATGGAATATTCAAAATTTGAAAATAAATATATATTAAGACTGGACAAGGGAGAAGAGATAATAAGTTCATTAAAAGATTTTTGTATAAATAATTCTATTAGATTAGGAAATATAAGTGGTTTAGGATCTACAAATTCAATAAAAATTGGTTTATTCGATACGACAAAAAAAGAGTATTTTTCAAAAGAATTTACAGGTGATTTTGAAATATTAAATCTAACCGGCAATATTTCTACTATGGATGGAGAAATTTATCTTCATGTTCACGTTACCATTTCTGATTCAGAACTACATTCTTATGGGGGGCATTTGAATTCTGCGATAGTTAGTGGAACAGCAGAAATCATCATAGAAACGATTGAAGGTTCTATTGAAAGAACGTATAATCCAAATATTGGTCTGAATCTATTTGATTTTAAAAAATAA
- a CDS encoding Cof-type HAD-IIB family hydrolase: MKKAFIFDLDGTLLKSDLTISCRTKSALREIKERNHIIIISTGRMYASTMYIIENFLPFLKEYVIVSAYNGGYVVSPEGRIIFEKGIEKDLAIKCVEFLRKLDIHRHIYINDKLISEQDDKEIKDYAVHSFVDYFLVDDLIKEIRNSKHPPLKLLAIGEPHKINEVKFLSEKEFDGKFNIMKSWDIYLDFIPSDVSKGTSLKIISDLYNFEIEHCYVFGDSENDIEMLKLTKNSYAMGNSTDEVKNTSNNILPTNDEDGVAYAIEKILADDFNNVNN; encoded by the coding sequence ATGAAAAAAGCATTTATCTTTGATTTGGATGGAACTCTATTAAAATCAGATTTAACAATTTCTTGTAGAACTAAATCTGCTCTCCGTGAAATCAAAGAAAGAAATCATATTATTATCATATCAACTGGAAGAATGTACGCTTCAACGATGTATATAATTGAAAACTTTTTACCATTTCTAAAAGAATACGTTATAGTATCTGCATACAACGGGGGATATGTTGTTTCCCCAGAAGGTAGAATAATTTTTGAAAAAGGAATAGAAAAGGACTTAGCTATTAAATGCGTCGAATTTTTAAGAAAATTAGATATCCATCGACATATATACATAAACGATAAATTAATTTCAGAGCAAGATGATAAAGAAATCAAAGATTATGCCGTCCACTCATTCGTTGATTATTTTTTAGTCGATGACCTAATAAAAGAAATCAGAAATTCAAAACATCCTCCATTAAAATTGTTGGCTATTGGCGAACCACATAAAATTAACGAAGTGAAATTTCTCTCCGAGAAAGAATTTGATGGCAAATTTAATATTATGAAATCATGGGATATTTATTTGGATTTTATACCTTCTGACGTTTCTAAAGGAACAAGTTTAAAAATAATCTCTGATTTATATAACTTTGAGATTGAACATTGTTATGTCTTTGGAGATTCCGAAAATGATATAGAAATGCTAAAGCTAACCAAAAATAGTTATGCCATGGGAAACTCTACGGATGAAGTAAAAAATACGTCTAATAATATTTTACCTACCAACGATGAGGATGGTGTAGCTTATGCCATTGAAAAGATTTTGGCTGACGATTTTAATAACGTTAATAATTAG
- the murA gene encoding UDP-N-acetylglucosamine 1-carboxyvinyltransferase, whose product MKSIGLDTSGKMIVKGPQKASGVLTVSGSKNAVLPIMGASLLTDEDVELKNVPDLADVRTMIEILESSGKKIDRIEDRLIIKSSGYINSEIPYEPVRKMRASFNVYGPLTLRKGFAKVALPGGCSIGARPVDFHLDGLRRLGIESTIEHGFVTSKLTDIMGSINISLPFPSVGATEHVLTTACLLEGVKTTITNCAIEPEVTDLVNFLNRMGAKIFGAGSSILKIEGVKKLSGISYNIIPDRIEAGTYIILGKLAGENLTIKNVSADHLNSLFSIFENIGSPILYDDIKREVTVTKANFDILKNISMETSPFPGFPTDLQPQITTFLSLVPGRSTITETVFKSRFYHIDELNRMGAKIRVEDNTAIIEGVNKLSGAPVEATDLRAAAALLIAGLVAEGETVITNVDHIFRGYENIHEKLENVGIDLVYLK is encoded by the coding sequence TTGAAAAGTATTGGCTTAGATACATCAGGTAAAATGATCGTAAAAGGACCTCAGAAAGCAAGCGGGGTTTTAACTGTTTCCGGCTCAAAAAACGCAGTACTTCCAATTATGGGAGCTTCTTTATTGACTGATGAAGATGTAGAGTTAAAGAACGTTCCTGATTTAGCTGATGTTAGAACAATGATAGAAATCTTAGAAAGTTCTGGCAAAAAAATAGACAGAATAGAAGATAGACTGATTATAAAGAGTTCCGGTTACATTAATTCTGAAATACCTTATGAACCAGTAAGAAAAATGAGAGCTTCATTCAATGTCTACGGCCCTTTAACTTTAAGAAAAGGATTTGCAAAAGTTGCTCTACCAGGAGGTTGTTCTATTGGGGCTCGACCCGTAGATTTTCATTTAGATGGACTAAGAAGATTAGGAATAGAAAGCACAATAGAACATGGTTTTGTTACTAGTAAACTAACAGATATTATGGGTTCAATAAATATATCATTACCTTTCCCAAGTGTGGGTGCAACAGAGCATGTTTTAACAACTGCTTGTTTACTTGAAGGAGTTAAAACTACCATAACTAACTGTGCTATAGAACCAGAAGTTACTGATTTAGTCAACTTTTTAAATAGAATGGGTGCAAAGATATTTGGAGCGGGTTCTTCTATTTTAAAAATAGAAGGCGTTAAAAAGTTATCTGGAATAAGTTATAATATTATCCCTGATAGAATTGAAGCCGGTACATATATAATATTAGGCAAATTAGCAGGTGAAAATCTAACCATAAAAAATGTATCCGCAGATCATTTAAACAGTTTATTTTCCATTTTTGAAAATATTGGTAGCCCTATCTTATACGATGATATAAAAAGAGAAGTAACAGTTACTAAAGCTAACTTTGATATTTTAAAGAACATAAGCATGGAAACTTCACCTTTTCCTGGATTTCCAACTGACTTACAACCCCAAATAACAACCTTTTTATCTTTAGTTCCAGGAAGATCGACTATAACCGAAACAGTTTTCAAAAGTAGATTTTATCATATTGACGAACTAAATAGAATGGGTGCAAAAATAAGGGTGGAAGATAACACAGCTATAATAGAAGGTGTTAATAAACTTTCTGGAGCCCCAGTTGAAGCAACGGATCTAAGAGCTGCAGCAGCACTACTAATCGCAGGGCTTGTAGCAGAAGGCGAAACTGTAATAACTAATGTGGACCATATATTCCGAGGTTATGAGAATATACATGAAAAATTAGAAAATGTTGGTATAGACTTAGTCTACTTAAAATAA
- a CDS encoding S-layer homology domain-containing protein, whose product MKKTLAFVAIMVLVVSAFSLGFTDVGEDHWAYDYVMKLVEKGVIPVDEPTFRGYEPLTRSDAAVWMSRLVTYLENSPEIAKTRDLNYLEEKVNNASKKVNTVESNLNALSEELNQNDLLADLQATYSDVKKTAYRAKNIGDSLEKDLLALSQEVSGLNAKVSSMESTLNQTKQLAQENNMFVKALPALSTKVVAIERKVSDLEKMESTLNQTKQLAEENNMFIKALPALSTKVANLEKKVNATENKVAELEKFRTTMAQQHLNLKYDTYDKIDVLNNQVDLNEAKILELSQQVEAQNEEIAKAQDNTMLWLVAGLGVVLGVVGIFLP is encoded by the coding sequence ATGAAAAAAACTTTAGCGTTTGTCGCTATAATGGTTTTAGTAGTATCAGCGTTTTCATTAGGATTTACCGATGTCGGAGAAGATCACTGGGCTTATGACTACGTTATGAAATTAGTAGAAAAAGGAGTTATACCGGTTGATGAACCCACATTTAGAGGTTATGAACCATTAACAAGATCAGATGCAGCAGTTTGGATGTCAAGGTTGGTAACTTACTTGGAAAATTCACCTGAGATTGCTAAAACGAGAGATCTTAATTATTTAGAAGAGAAAGTTAACAACGCTTCAAAAAAGGTCAACACCGTTGAAAGCAATTTGAATGCTTTAAGCGAAGAGTTAAATCAAAACGATCTACTTGCTGACTTACAAGCGACATATTCCGATGTTAAAAAGACCGCTTATAGAGCAAAAAACATAGGAGATTCACTTGAAAAAGATCTTTTAGCTCTTAGTCAAGAAGTTTCTGGCTTGAATGCAAAGGTTTCAAGCATGGAAAGCACATTGAATCAAACAAAACAATTAGCACAAGAAAACAACATGTTCGTAAAAGCTCTTCCTGCTTTGTCAACTAAAGTTGTAGCTATAGAAAGAAAAGTTTCAGATTTAGAAAAAATGGAAAGCACATTAAATCAAACAAAACAATTAGCTGAAGAAAACAACATGTTCATAAAAGCTCTGCCTGCTTTGTCAACTAAAGTTGCAAATTTAGAAAAAAAGGTTAACGCTACTGAGAATAAAGTTGCAGAATTAGAGAAGTTTCGAACTACTATGGCTCAACAACATCTAAATTTAAAATATGACACATACGACAAAATTGATGTTTTAAATAATCAGGTAGACTTAAACGAAGCAAAAATATTAGAACTGAGTCAACAAGTAGAAGCCCAGAATGAAGAAATAGCTAAGGCACAAGATAATACTATGCTATGGTTAGTAGCAGGTTTAGGAGTAGTTTTGGGAGTAGTAGGCATTTTCTTACCATAG
- the tyrS gene encoding tyrosine--tRNA ligase → MNPIDQLKIIESNTVDFITNKDFIEKINNKKELKVKLGVDPSRPDLHLGHAVVLKKLKQFQKLGHMVYLIIGDFTARIGDPSGRSKTRPLLSEDEVKENSKSYVEQAFKILDPKKTIVKYNSEWLSKLSFADIINLTSRYTVARMLERDDFNKRLKDNQPISISEFLYPLAQAYDSVMIEADVEIGGTDQLFNLLVGRKLQEEFDQSPQVVITMPLIEGTDGHLKMSKSYDNYIAFNDSPKDVYGKMMSIPDDLIIKYMKYLTDIPKEEIKSYEEKIKNSKINPRDVKMILAEEIVSMLYNKEESKKAKENFIKIFQKKEMPEDLPEIEVKDGETILDVITKTGVFSSNSEIKRAINQGAIRINEEKINDFKGLFDFENGSILKVGKKNFFKIKKV, encoded by the coding sequence TTGAATCCCATAGATCAACTCAAAATAATAGAAAGCAATACCGTCGATTTTATTACAAATAAAGATTTTATAGAAAAAATAAATAATAAAAAAGAATTAAAAGTTAAATTAGGTGTCGATCCATCCAGGCCAGATCTGCATCTAGGGCATGCAGTAGTATTAAAAAAATTAAAACAGTTTCAAAAGTTAGGTCATATGGTATATTTAATAATAGGGGATTTTACCGCTAGAATTGGCGATCCTTCTGGAAGATCTAAAACACGTCCTTTGCTTTCGGAAGATGAAGTCAAAGAAAATTCAAAATCATATGTAGAACAAGCTTTTAAAATACTTGATCCCAAGAAAACAATTGTAAAATATAATAGTGAATGGCTTTCAAAATTATCTTTTGCTGATATAATTAATTTAACTTCAAGATATACAGTTGCTAGAATGTTGGAAAGAGACGATTTTAATAAAAGATTGAAAGATAACCAACCTATAAGCATTTCCGAATTTTTGTATCCACTAGCCCAAGCTTATGATTCTGTAATGATTGAAGCTGATGTAGAAATAGGAGGAACTGATCAACTTTTTAATCTTTTGGTTGGAAGAAAGTTACAAGAAGAGTTTGATCAATCCCCGCAAGTTGTTATTACCATGCCTTTAATTGAAGGAACAGATGGACATTTAAAAATGAGCAAAAGTTATGATAATTATATCGCTTTCAACGATTCACCAAAAGATGTTTATGGTAAAATGATGTCGATACCAGATGATCTTATCATTAAATATATGAAGTATCTTACGGATATTCCCAAAGAAGAAATAAAATCGTATGAAGAAAAAATCAAAAACTCAAAAATCAATCCTAGGGATGTAAAAATGATCTTGGCAGAAGAAATTGTTTCAATGTTGTATAATAAAGAAGAATCAAAAAAAGCTAAAGAAAATTTTATAAAAATATTTCAAAAAAAAGAAATGCCTGAAGATCTTCCTGAGATAGAAGTAAAAGATGGCGAAACAATTTTGGATGTAATTACAAAAACTGGTGTTTTTTCTAGTAACAGTGAAATTAAAAGAGCCATAAATCAAGGAGCCATTAGAATCAATGAAGAAAAAATAAATGATTTTAAAGGTTTATTTGATTTTGAGAACGGATCTATATTGAAAGTAGGAAAAAAGAATTTTTTTAAAATAAAAAAAGTTTAA
- the secG gene encoding preprotein translocase subunit SecG has product MGFLSILLIIIHIILAFGVIYFALQRMQKNSEIGGAFGAGASATNFGREKGLDKTSKIALTFGILFMINCFLVTWIIV; this is encoded by the coding sequence ATGGGTTTTTTATCTATTTTATTGATAATTATTCACATTATCTTAGCTTTTGGAGTTATATATTTTGCTTTACAAAGAATGCAAAAAAATAGTGAAATAGGTGGTGCATTCGGTGCAGGTGCATCTGCTACTAATTTCGGAAGAGAGAAAGGATTAGATAAAACATCAAAAATTGCTCTAACATTTGGCATCCTTTTTATGATAAACTGTTTTTTGGTGACGTGGATAATAGTCTAG